A genomic window from Prunus persica cultivar Lovell chromosome G2, Prunus_persica_NCBIv2, whole genome shotgun sequence includes:
- the LOC18784787 gene encoding trafficking protein particle complex subunit 1 isoform X1 produces MQFFGGTEISPSLPASTASGNNGHMMYVFNRNGVCLLYREWNRPLHTLNQQQDHKLMFGLLFSLKSLTAKMDPTTPDKANLGVPQLPGQGCSFHSFRTNTYKLTFMESPSGIKIILVTHPRTGDLRESLKYIYNLYVEYVVKNPLYTPGTPIRTKFHATITSPGIASCEIL; encoded by the exons ATGCAATTCTTCGGGGGAACGGAGATCAGCCCGTCTCTGCCGGCGTCAACGGCGTCGGGGAACAACGGCCACATGATGTACGTGTTCAACAGAAACGGCGTCTGCTTGCTCTACCGTGAATGGAACCGGCCTCTTCACACCCTGAACCAACAGCAAGACCACAAGCTCATGTTCGGCCTCCTATTCTCCCTCAAGTCCCTCACCGCCAAGATGGACCCCACCACTCCGGATAAGGCCAATCTCGGCGTCCCTCAGCTGCCAGGCCAAGGCTGTTCCTTTCACAGCTTCCGCACCAATACCTACAAGCTTACTTTCATGGAATCCCCTTCTGGCATTAAG ATTATCTTGGTTACTCATCCCAGGACCGGAGACTTGCGTGAATCTTTGAAGTACATTTACAACTTGTATGTGGAATATGTCGTGAAGAACCCGCTCTACACTCCTGGAACTCCAATCAG AACAAAGTTTCACGCCACTATAACTTCTCCGGGGATTGCTTCTTGTGAGATTTTGTAA
- the LOC18784787 gene encoding trafficking protein particle complex subunit 1 isoform X2, with product MQFFGGTEISPSLPASTASGNNGHMMYVFNRNGVCLLYREWNRPLHTLNQQQDHKLMFGLLFSLKSLTAKMDPTTPDKANLGVPQLPGQGCSFHSFRTNTYKLTFMESPSGIKIILVTHPRTGDLRESLKYIYNLYVEYVVKNPLYTPGTPIRCELFNTALDQYVRSIS from the exons ATGCAATTCTTCGGGGGAACGGAGATCAGCCCGTCTCTGCCGGCGTCAACGGCGTCGGGGAACAACGGCCACATGATGTACGTGTTCAACAGAAACGGCGTCTGCTTGCTCTACCGTGAATGGAACCGGCCTCTTCACACCCTGAACCAACAGCAAGACCACAAGCTCATGTTCGGCCTCCTATTCTCCCTCAAGTCCCTCACCGCCAAGATGGACCCCACCACTCCGGATAAGGCCAATCTCGGCGTCCCTCAGCTGCCAGGCCAAGGCTGTTCCTTTCACAGCTTCCGCACCAATACCTACAAGCTTACTTTCATGGAATCCCCTTCTGGCATTAAG ATTATCTTGGTTACTCATCCCAGGACCGGAGACTTGCGTGAATCTTTGAAGTACATTTACAACTTGTATGTGGAATATGTCGTGAAGAACCCGCTCTACACTCCTGGAACTCCAATCAG GTGTGAGC